A region of the Acidobacteriota bacterium genome:
GACATCACCTTCCGGTCGCGCTATCGTCGGCGGCGAGCCGGCTTTCACCGCCGCTACCGCCACGACCGCGTCTTCGGAACCTCGCGCGGTGATGGTCATCGCCTCTTTCGCTACGAGGTCGAGGTCTGCGAGACCGTCGACCAGGTGCACGTCATGTCGGAGGACGACGGGCGCTATCTGGCCTCCTTCCTGAGCGATCGCGGCGAGCGCATTCGAGTCGTTCCCAACGCCGTCGACACCCAGCGGCTGCAGCGTCCTTCCGCCGCGCCGCGGCCGGACCAGGTGCTGTTCCTGGGCAACTTCCAGCACCTCCCGAATGTCGATGCGGTCGATTTCCTGCTCTCCGAGATCTGGCCCCAGGTGCGACAACGGCTGCCTGGAGCGACCCTCAATATCGTCGGAGTGGGGCCGCCGGACCACGTCCTCGGCCACCATGGGCGCGACGGTGTCGAGGTCCTCGGCGCGGTTCCCGACGTCTTGCCTTACTTCGTTTCACACCGCGTCTTCGTCGCCCCGATTCGTGCCGGTTCCGGAACCCGGCTGAAGATTCTCGAGGCCTTTTCGGCGGGGCTGCCGGTGGTCTCGACAACGGTGGGGGCGGAGGGCATTCGATGTCGGGACGGCCAGCACCTGCTGCTGGCCGAGAGCGCCGAAGCGATCGCCGACGCCATCGTTCGCCTGCTCGAGGACGAAGCCCTGGGACAGCGTCTGGCGACGTCGGCGCGTGAGCTCGTCGAGGCGGAGTACGACTGGCGGGCGAGCGCCGAGCGGTTGGTCTCCGCTTACTGGGAGCTGATGCCGGAGCCGGACCGGGTGCCGCGCCAGAGGTCGACATCGGGGCCGGCGATCTCGGTGATCTTGCCGACTCGCAATGGCGGTCCGCTGCTCGAAGAGACCCTCGCCGCGATCTTCGAGCAGCGCATCGATCGCGAGTTCGAGGTCCTGTGCGTCGACTCCGGCTCGCGCCCCGAGGATGTCGAGCTCATGGGCCGTTTCCCGCTACGCTTCATCGCGATCGATCCCGCGGACTTCAACCACGGATTGACGCGCGATTTCGGCGCCTCGAAGGCCCGCGGAGAAGTTTTGGTCTTCCTCAACCAGGACGCCACTCCGGTTCATCGCCACTGGCTCGAGCGCATCACCGAGCCGCTGTTCTCCGGCGACGACCACATCGCCGGAGTCCAGGGCGGCATCCAGGAGCGAGAACACGGCATGCGGCGCTTCTACTGGGACTCCTGTGGTGAGCGCTTCTACTTCACCCGGGAGTCGGATCGCTGGATCGAGAGCTTCGACGGCATCGGGTTCTCGACCGTCAACGCAGCGCTGCGGCGCGATGTCTGGCAGCGCCATCCCTTCGGCTTCGCGCCCATCATGGAGGACAAAAAGTGGCAGCGGGAGGTGGTCGAGGCCGGCTACCGGCTGGAAGTTCGACCGGAGGCTCTCGCTGCCCACACCCACGACTACGACCTGCGCACCCTGATGCGGCGTTGCCTCAGCGAGGGCTACGGCTGGCGGCTCCTCGAGGAGCCCTACGGCGTGCTCGACATGCTGCGTGACATGTTTCAGCCGCACATGGCGGCAGACTGGGTGAGCGGCCTGTTCCAGGGCCGAATTCGCACTCCGGCGGAGTTCTTTTTCCCGTGGATTCGTCCGCTGATGCTGCACTACGGCAACCGCTGGAGCCGAGGCGTCAAGCTCTGACGGCGCTTCGGCGGCGCCAGCGGGTGATGAAGAAGTAGCCGGCGGTGGTGAGCCCGGCGAGACCTCCGAGGACCATCGCCGGTCCGACCCAGGAGAGCGGCACGAAACCTCGCGTGCTGGCGAAGGCGGCCAGGAAGCTGGCGGCAAACACGCTGAAGCCGAAACGCTCGAAGGGGGCGAGTCGATGCTCGACGATGCCCTCGAGGGGCGGGCCCTGACGCAACAGCGGACGAAAGCGGTGATAGTCCCAGGCGCACAGGAAGAGCACCGCCAGCAGCATCAGGCCGGTGACGACCGGAGTGCCGCGAAACCCCAGGGCGACGGTGATCACGAAGATGTTGACCATGATCGGAAGAAATGCCGCCGCTCCGAGGTGAGCCCAGCGGGGGAGCAGCAGGAGGGCGCCGGCGAGCATCTGGCTGAAGCCGAGAAACCGCCAGTAGAGGCCGGTCTGGAACATCGCCTCGAAGAATGCGCCGATCGGCGAATCGGGAGCGATCTGGGTGAAGCGCTCACCGAGCACCTTGACCAGGCCCGTCGGCAGAAAGCCGGCGGCGAGCAAGACGCGGGTGAAAAGTGCGAAGCGGTAGAGAAATGCGCTGCTGCGCAGGCGCAGAAAGAGTGCGTCGAGCACGGTGGGGCCTCCCGAGGAGATGGTGACACTCTCCTCACGCTCGTCCCGGCCCGGGGATTACGTGGTCGGCCAGTCGGTGGCCGGTTCGAGGGGTCGGTAGCGGCGGACCGTGAACACCGAGCGCACCATGCCGTCGATGTAGCCCCACAGAGCGCCGCGGTGGCAGTGGGCGAGGAGCTTGCCGTCGCGATGGCGATGGCGAAAGCCGCCGACGGCGTTGCGCAGGGCCTGATCGAGGCCTTTGCGCAGGCCCCGCATGCCGCCGTGCTGCCAGTCGATGATCGCTTCCGAGCGGCCTTGGGCGCCGAAGCGCGCGACCAGCCAACGCGGCGTGATGCGCTCCGTCGAGACCCGGTGGCGCACCCCGGCGCCGGGGACATAGAGGATCTTGCCGCCGCCGCGCTCGATGCGCAGACAGATCTCGATCTCCTCACAAGAGCGCAGTGACTTGCCCTTGCGCCCGAGCTCTGGGCTGAAGCCGCCGAAGCGCTCGAAGGCTTCCTTGCGGAAGGCGATGTTGGCGCCGCGCGGATACTCGTTGTAGGCCAGCGCATGGAGCTGATCGCCGCGATCCCAAACGGTGAGGTAGGGCAGGTAGCGCTCGGCGAACCAGTCCGGGAGATCGCCCTCGAAGAGGGGCTCGACGGGGCCGCCGGCGGCGAGGGCAGAGTCCTGCTCCAGGGCGTCGACCAGGGCTTTCAGCCAGGTGGCGTCGGGGAAGGCGTCGTCGTCGAGGAAGGCGACGATCTCGCCGCGGGCTTCGCGAATGCCGCGGTTGCGGGCGGTCGACAGACCGATTGCCGGCTCCTCGATGACGCGCACACGGCCGGGGTGCTCGTCGGCGATTCCGTGCGCCACCTCGAGGGTGTCGTCGGTCGAGCGGTTGTCGATGATCACCAGCTCCCAGGCGTCGCTGGGGAAGTCCACCGCCAGCACTGAGCGGCAGGCTTCGGCGAGCAATCGGGAGCGATTGTGGGTGCAGACAACGACGCTGGCGAGCGGTGCGGAAGCCATAGCGGTTCAGAGATTCGAAGGCCCTGTCCGAAGCTGGCCCGAGTCGTCCGGATGGGCGGAAGAACGCGAGCCTAGCACAGGGATCTCGAGGAGCTCCGCCAGCCGGCGAGCGCGTGCCGACCAGCCCTCGTTGGCGACTCGCTGGCGGCGGAGGAGGCGGGCCTCGGGACCGTCGTCTTCGCGGCGGTGGCGCAGCCTGGCGACGAGCTCGTCGGGGGTGTCGTAGAGGGCGACTTCGGGCCCTTCCCAGGCGGCCAGGCCGGGCAGCCGGCGGGCGATCACCGGCAGGCCGACGGCGAGCATTTCGTAGAGCTTCACCGAGTCGATGGCGCGGGTCAGCGGTTGGTCGGTGTAGGGCACCAGCCCGACATCGAGGTCGGCGAGGAACGCCGCGACCCGCGAGAACGGAATCTCGCCGTAGAGGGTGACTCGAGGGTGCGCCCCGAGGGCCCTCACCGCGGGATCCTCGACCCGGCCGGCGAGGTGCAGCTCCCAGGGCAGCTGGTCGAGGCAGCGGCGCAGCGCCGTTGTGTCGATACGGCCGTCGAGGGCGCCGACGAAGCCGGCCCGTGGCGGTTGGTTGCCGGGGCTCGGCGCGAGGGGCAGGCGCTCGAGGTCGACGGCGTTGGGCAGCAGCTCGACGCGGCGGGCGTGGGGCAGTGAGCGCTGCGCCAGGTCGGGAGAGGTGGCGGTGACCAGGTCGGCGGCGGCGAGCAGCTCCGTCTCGACCTCGCCGACCTGCGCCGGAGTCCCCGGGAAGGCGGTGTGGAGGTCGATACGGTCGTAGACCAGCGGCACCGTCAGCCGCTGCGCCAGGGCGGTCGCGAAGGGCGACCAGAAGGGAAGCTGGGCGAACACCGCCTCTGGGCGGCGCCGGAGGTGGTCGGCGACCTCCGCCACCAAGGGCTCGATCGCTGCTTGCGGGAACGGCTGGCGGAATGGGTCCGGCAGCCCGGGCAGCCGTCGGCTCACCACCTGCAGGGCCGGCCGGTCGAGGCGCCGCCGCCAGGGCGGGTTGAGCCGCAGGCGGTCGAATGCTTCGAGATAGAGGACCGCCGGTCCGAGCTCGGCGAGGGCGACGGCGAGCTGCTGCGGGCGCTGGAAGCGAAAGCTCCACGGTAGCGCCGGCAGGTAGAGGACCACCGGTCCCTGAGACTCCGAGAGGTCCGGGAGAGGCGGTCGGGTCCAGCGGCCGATGTCTTCCCGACGCAGCGGACTCCGCCCCTGGCGCAGGCGTCGGCCGAGGGCGCGCAGCACGCGCTCCCCGCCGGCGGCGAGCTCTCGCAGGCTGTCGGTGCGGGTGGTGGGAAGGTCGAAAAAGGGATCGCTCATGGCGGCGGTGGCGGTGGTAACCTCGCGGGCGTCGGACCCTTCCAGCATACGGCCTCTCGGATCACAGGAGAACTCGAAGTGACCA
Encoded here:
- a CDS encoding glycosyltransferase encodes the protein MTQDPGSPPNGEASQEQGRPEQGRPDQGGPEQGDGVTRDERVRDLEEQLAAARREIEFLGARIAADRARGAEQEHELGQRLDEVEGELDEIHASKMWKLWMLYLFGIAVLLAPLRALGRGIEALLRQPGLFARLRRALTRRLRWLVRGLRVVWWRLRRWFLNLLLVVPHTAGRIYLSRYSRERFDAARRRREEEPESLALGPVEEPVAAPREGRRPRVLMVSPYPIYPVNHGGAVRLFHLIREISRSVDLYLLVFSRQKDNREQREALEPYCAGLYFYAWQPILAPDFWGLRAPGVQLFRSPAVTRRLQQLISEKNIDILQLEYTELGQYAPRVAVPRKILTEIDITFRSRYRRRRAGFHRRYRHDRVFGTSRGDGHRLFRYEVEVCETVDQVHVMSEDDGRYLASFLSDRGERIRVVPNAVDTQRLQRPSAAPRPDQVLFLGNFQHLPNVDAVDFLLSEIWPQVRQRLPGATLNIVGVGPPDHVLGHHGRDGVEVLGAVPDVLPYFVSHRVFVAPIRAGSGTRLKILEAFSAGLPVVSTTVGAEGIRCRDGQHLLLAESAEAIADAIVRLLEDEALGQRLATSARELVEAEYDWRASAERLVSAYWELMPEPDRVPRQRSTSGPAISVILPTRNGGPLLEETLAAIFEQRIDREFEVLCVDSGSRPEDVELMGRFPLRFIAIDPADFNHGLTRDFGASKARGEVLVFLNQDATPVHRHWLERITEPLFSGDDHIAGVQGGIQEREHGMRRFYWDSCGERFYFTRESDRWIESFDGIGFSTVNAALRRDVWQRHPFGFAPIMEDKKWQREVVEAGYRLEVRPEALAAHTHDYDLRTLMRRCLSEGYGWRLLEEPYGVLDMLRDMFQPHMAADWVSGLFQGRIRTPAEFFFPWIRPLMLHYGNRWSRGVKL
- a CDS encoding DoxX family protein, which encodes MLDALFLRLRSSAFLYRFALFTRVLLAAGFLPTGLVKVLGERFTQIAPDSPIGAFFEAMFQTGLYWRFLGFSQMLAGALLLLPRWAHLGAAAFLPIMVNIFVITVALGFRGTPVVTGLMLLAVLFLCAWDYHRFRPLLRQGPPLEGIVEHRLAPFERFGFSVFAASFLAAFASTRGFVPLSWVGPAMVLGGLAGLTTAGYFFITRWRRRSAVRA
- a CDS encoding glycosyltransferase codes for the protein MASAPLASVVVCTHNRSRLLAEACRSVLAVDFPSDAWELVIIDNRSTDDTLEVAHGIADEHPGRVRVIEEPAIGLSTARNRGIREARGEIVAFLDDDAFPDATWLKALVDALEQDSALAAGGPVEPLFEGDLPDWFAERYLPYLTVWDRGDQLHALAYNEYPRGANIAFRKEAFERFGGFSPELGRKGKSLRSCEEIEICLRIERGGGKILYVPGAGVRHRVSTERITPRWLVARFGAQGRSEAIIDWQHGGMRGLRKGLDQALRNAVGGFRHRHRDGKLLAHCHRGALWGYIDGMVRSVFTVRRYRPLEPATDWPTT
- a CDS encoding glycosyltransferase, with the translated sequence MLEGSDAREVTTATAAMSDPFFDLPTTRTDSLRELAAGGERVLRALGRRLRQGRSPLRREDIGRWTRPPLPDLSESQGPVVLYLPALPWSFRFQRPQQLAVALAELGPAVLYLEAFDRLRLNPPWRRRLDRPALQVVSRRLPGLPDPFRQPFPQAAIEPLVAEVADHLRRRPEAVFAQLPFWSPFATALAQRLTVPLVYDRIDLHTAFPGTPAQVGEVETELLAAADLVTATSPDLAQRSLPHARRVELLPNAVDLERLPLAPSPGNQPPRAGFVGALDGRIDTTALRRCLDQLPWELHLAGRVEDPAVRALGAHPRVTLYGEIPFSRVAAFLADLDVGLVPYTDQPLTRAIDSVKLYEMLAVGLPVIARRLPGLAAWEGPEVALYDTPDELVARLRHRREDDGPEARLLRRQRVANEGWSARARRLAELLEIPVLGSRSSAHPDDSGQLRTGPSNL